The Armatimonadota bacterium genome contains the following window.
ACGGCCTCCACCCCAGCGTCCGGGTCGTCGACCGCCGCGTACGCCTCGGTCCGGTTGCACGTTGACAGCAGCACGGCCTCGCGGACGCCGGCGCGCTGACACAGTAACGCAGCGGCGGAGCCGATCCTCGACTCCAAAAAAGCCACCCGTTCGCGCGCCTCCACCGGCGCCGTACGGTGGCTCATGCCGACCGCTACGATCTGCATCCGCTGCCTGCCAGGATAGCAAAAACCGCGCCGGGCTGTCAGGTTGCTGCTACAGGAGTTTTACCCCGTTGATCTGCAACTTGAACGCGCAGCCCAAGAACTCGGCGGCCCGCCGGCACATGATCATCCGCGTGAGGAAGATCTCGAAGTACTCCATTACCTGGGCGCTGTCGGTGTTCACCGTCAACTCCAGTGTGATCTCGCGCGCCTTCTCGTCAACCCGCAAGAACGAGTGCTCCACGGCGTAGTTGACACGGTCGTGGATGTCGAACGTTGCCGGATCGGGATTGCGCACGCGCGAGCGGTGCACGTCGGACTTGTCGGCGAGGATCACCGCGGCGCCCACACGGCTCACCGGCTGCCCGTGGGATTCCTCGTGGTTGCCGATTGCGCTCATCACGACCGCGCGCTCGGCCGGCTCCATCCCCAGCCGGGCCAGGATGCCGTCGGCCAGGACCGCGCCGGTGTGCTCGTGGTTCAGACGGCTCACGAGGTTGCCGATGTCGTGAAGATAGGCGGCGATGGCGGCGAGTTCGGCCTCCCGCTCGGGGCTACCCAGGCGCCGGAGGATGTTGAACGCGATGCGTGAGCACAACCCCGCATGCCGAAACCCGTGCTCGGTGTAGCCGAGGATGCCGGTGTACTCGTTGGCTTTCTCGACGTACGCCTCCACCTCGGGATCGGCCTTGACGACCTGCAGGGTCACCCGTCCGGGCGGATGCGCGACTTCTCTGGCAACGCCCATCGGCGTCTCCCGTTCGGATCAGGCGTACAGACCGCGCAGCCGCCGCGCCTCGACGATCCGCTGGACGCCCAGGCAGTATGCCGCGGTGCGCAGGTCCAGGTTGAGTCGCTCGGACATCTCCAAGACGTCGGCGAACGCCTGGCGCATCTTCGCCTCCAGACGCGCGCGAACCTCGGCCTCCGGCCAGAAGTACCCGTACCGGTCCTGCACCCACTCGAAGTAGCTCACGACCACGCCGCCGGCGTTGGCCAGGATGTCGGGGACCACCACGACCCCGCGGCGCCGCAGGATCTCGTCGGCCTCCGGCGTTGTGGGGCCGTTCGCCCCCTCGACGATCACCTTGGCCCGCAGCACGCCTGCGTTCTGCGGCGTGATCTGGTTCTCCAAGGCGGCCGGCACGAGCATGTCGCAGTCCATCTCGAGCAACTCCTGGTTGGTGATCGTGCGGGCGCCCGGATAACCGACGACGCTGCCGGTGTTCTGTGCGTACTCGCGCACCAGCCTCGGCACCAGCCCCTCGGGGTGGTGGATCCCGCCCGCGACGTCGCTGACCGCCACGATGCGCGCGCCGGCCTCGTGCAGCAGCCTCGCCGTGTGCCAGCCCACGTTGCCGAAACCCTGGATCGCGACGCGCGCACCCTCCAGGGGCAGGCCCAGGACGCCGAAGGCCTCGCGCGCCACCACGACCAGACCACGGCCGGTGGCGTCCTCGCGCCCGCGCGAGCCGCCCAGCGGCACCGGCTTGCCTGTCACGGTCCCGTGCTCGAGGTGCCCCCGCTTCATGGAGATCGTGTCCATCATCCACGCCATGACCTGGGGGGTTGTGCCTACGTCGGGGCCGGGGATGTCCTTGTCCGGGCCGATGATGTCGAAGATCTCGGCGGTGTAGCGTCGGGTCACGCGTTCGAGCTCGCGGTTGGACAGCCGCGCCGGATCGCACGCCACCCCGCCCTTGCCGCCGCCGAAGGGTACGTCCACGACCGCGCACTTGATCGACATCCAGGCTGCCAGCGCCTTCACCTCGTCCAGGTTCACGGCGGGGTGGTAGCGGATCCCGCCCTTGCAGGGCCCGCGTGCGGTGTCGTACTGGACCCGGTAGCCGGTGAACACCTCGATGCGGCCGTCGTCCATCTCTACGGGTACCGCGACGATGACCGAACGCCGAGGGTGCTTGAGGGGCTTGGCGGTGGAGTCGTCGTACCCGAGGATCGCGGCCGCTCGGTCGATCCAGCGGCAGACGCTGTCGAAGGGGTTCTCCTGCTGGGCTTCCATCAAGAGGCTCACGTCGATCACCCCGCCGGATCGCGGCGGAAGTAGCTCATCTCCGCCTGCTCGCCTCCGCCGCCTTCTCCTTGCCCCTGTCGGACTCCGCCTGACGGCTGCGCACCGACCCTACCGCCGATCGGTCGGCCTTGACCCTGAGATTGGGCGCGAGCTCGAGGGTGATGTGGTCGTCCTGCACGTCGGTGATCACCGCGTGCAGCCCTCCCACCGTCACGACCCGATCCCCTTTCCGGAGCTTGGAGAGCATTTCGCGCCGCCGCTTCTGCTGCTGCTGCTGCGGTCGGATCAAGAGCAAGTAGAATACCGCAAAGATTAAAACGTAGAAGATCGCCGTCCCAATCCAACCGGCCTGTCCACCGTCCGCCTGTAGGAACATCCTGCCTCCTGCTGCGCCGTTTGCGGCGTCTTCGACCACCTGGGGTTTTCCCCTTCGCGATGCTCTTTCCCTGTCGGCCGCGGGCGCGTCACCATCGCGTCGCGTACCGCCTTCGGACCTCCGCCAGCCAGGCGTCGAACGTCCCCCCGACGATCGCCTGGCGCATTTCGGTCATCCAGCGCGTCGTGAAGAAGACATTGTGAAACGTCACCAGGCGCGGACCCAGCATCTCGTTCGCCTTGAACAGGTGCCGT
Protein-coding sequences here:
- a CDS encoding HD domain-containing protein, yielding MGVAREVAHPPGRVTLQVVKADPEVEAYVEKANEYTGILGYTEHGFRHAGLCSRIAFNILRRLGSPEREAELAAIAAYLHDIGNLVSRLNHEHTGAVLADGILARLGMEPAERAVVMSAIGNHEESHGQPVSRVGAAVILADKSDVHRSRVRNPDPATFDIHDRVNYAVEHSFLRVDEKAREITLELTVNTDSAQVMEYFEIFLTRMIMCRRAAEFLGCAFKLQINGVKLL
- a CDS encoding Glu/Leu/Phe/Val dehydrogenase; protein product: MEAQQENPFDSVCRWIDRAAAILGYDDSTAKPLKHPRRSVIVAVPVEMDDGRIEVFTGYRVQYDTARGPCKGGIRYHPAVNLDEVKALAAWMSIKCAVVDVPFGGGKGGVACDPARLSNRELERVTRRYTAEIFDIIGPDKDIPGPDVGTTPQVMAWMMDTISMKRGHLEHGTVTGKPVPLGGSRGREDATGRGLVVVAREAFGVLGLPLEGARVAIQGFGNVGWHTARLLHEAGARIVAVSDVAGGIHHPEGLVPRLVREYAQNTGSVVGYPGARTITNQELLEMDCDMLVPAALENQITPQNAGVLRAKVIVEGANGPTTPEADEILRRRGVVVVPDILANAGGVVVSYFEWVQDRYGYFWPEAEVRARLEAKMRQAFADVLEMSERLNLDLRTAAYCLGVQRIVEARRLRGLYA
- the yajC gene encoding preprotein translocase subunit YajC; this translates as MFLQADGGQAGWIGTAIFYVLIFAVFYLLLIRPQQQQQKRRREMLSKLRKGDRVVTVGGLHAVITDVQDDHITLELAPNLRVKADRSAVGSVRSRQAESDRGKEKAAEASRRR